The sequence GTGCTGCGCGGCCGCGACCAGATCAAGGCGTTGCTGGACAAGGCCGCGCCGCGCAAGCCCGACCGGCGCAGCTTCCACCGCCGCGGCTATTTCACCGACGGCCGGACGCTGGTGTGGGAATACCCGCGGGCCACGCCCGACGGCGAGCAGATGGATTTCTTCGAGGTGATGGAGATCGAGGACGGGCTGATCCGCCAGCACCGCGTCTATTGGGGCTGGCGCGGCGTGGAGATCATCAAGGCCGACGCCTATCACAAGGGCGGGGACGCCTGACCTCTGGCCGGCCGGGCCTACCCCGCCGCCTCGACCGCCATCCCCGCCGCCTTCCAGTCGAGGAAGCCGTCGCGCAGCCGCCGGGCCGCGAAGCCGCGGGCGCGCAGCGCGGCGACCGCCTCGACCGACAGGACGCAATAGGGGCCGCGGCAATAGGCGACGATCTCCTGCCCGGACGGCAGCTCGGCCAGGCGGCGCTCCAGCGACTCGACCGGGATGTTCAGCGCACCGGGCAGATGGCCCAGCGCGAACTCCTCCTCCGGCCGCACGTCGAGCAGCGTCACCCCGCCCTCGCGCAGCCGCTCCACCAGCTCCTCGCGCGAGATGCCCTCCAGCCGCTCCGGCCGGCCGATGCTGTCGGCGAGAACGTCCCGGATCTCCGCCCGCCGATGCTCGGCCTGCCGGCGCAGGGCGGCGAGCAGCGGCACGATCGGGCCGCCGCCCAGCCGGTACAGCACGCGCTTGCCGTCCCGCCGCGATTCGACCAGCCCGGCCCGCCGCAGATGCTGCAGATGCTGCGAAGCGTTGGCGATGGAGAGGCCGGAGAGCTCGGCCAGCCGCTCCACCGGCCGTTCGCCCTGGCCGATCTGCTCCAGCAGCATGAGGCGATGGGCGTGGCCGAGGGTGCGGGCGAGCTCCGCCAGCTCGGCATAGATCAGGGTCTGGGCGTCGATCATTGACAGGAGGCTATCATCGCGCAATCAATCAAGCAAATCATTGAATGATTCCCGACGGAAGGACTCCCAGATGGGCGAAGGGTTGGAATTCGGGCTGCGGGCGGTGGCGATCGGGGCCGGCGCCACGGCCGTCGTCGATCTGTGGACGGTGCTGCTGGCGCGGCTGACCGGCGTGCCGGGGCTGGACTGGGCCATGGTCGGCCGCTGGGTCGGGCATTTCCCGCGCGGCCGCTTCAGGCATGACGGCATCGGCCGGGCGGCGCCGGTCGCGGGCGAGCGCGCCCTCGGCTGGGCCGTCCATTACGGCACCGGCATCGTCTTCGCGGCGCTGCTGCTGGCGCTGTGCGGCCTGGGCTGGGCGCGCAATCCGACGCCGACGCCGGCGCTGGCCTTCGGCCTCGCCACCGTGGCCGCGCCCTTCCTGCTGATGCAGCCGGCCCTGGGCGCCGGCATCGCGGCGTCGAGGACGCCGAACCCGGCCGCGGCGAGGCTGCGCAGCCTGATGACCCATGCAGTGTTCGGGATCGGCCTCCATCTCGCCGCCCTGGTCACGGCGGCGCCGACCGAGGCGTGACGCCGCCTTCCCCATCGAGGCCTGCGGTTTTCTCCAGCGGCACGGCGTTGCGGTCGCGACCGGCGAGCTGCAGGCGCCAGGTCGGCACCGGGGTCGGCAGGCGCCCGTCCCGCGCCAGCGTGGCAGCGGCCCAGATTGTGTCGGCCAGGGCACAGCCCTGGGCCCGCAGCCGGACCGACAACATGTGCTCGTTGAAGATCGCGATCGCCTTCTGCTCGAAGAAATCGAGCGTGCCGGCCGTCAGCTCGAAGCGCGAATGCCATTCCGTCCCTTGCCCGGTGCCAGTGCCGAGCAGCCAGTCCGCCACATAGCGCTTGTAGTTTTCGGACATAGGCGCATCGGCCCGGAACGGCGCCGCCGGATCACCCGAGAAAAGCGCGGCCCGCTGCGCCGGGCCGACCGAGACCAGCGACCCCAGCCGCCGCAGCTCCGTCGGAGCCAGGAACAGGAAGGAGGAACGAACCCAGTGCTGCGACACATCCGCCAGGAAGGTCACCGGCTCGTCATAGTAGTCGATATGGCCGCAGGCCATGCGCAGCCTCGCCACCTCGGCCAGAAGGGCATCATCGAAGCGCTTGAGGTAGCCGGTGTAGAGCGTGTCGAAGGCCGAGGTGGCGAGGTGGACGAGGTCGTAGCCGTCGAGCTCGGGACCGACGAAGCGGAGCCCCTCGTCCCAGGCGGAGAATTCCCAGGCCGAGTTGTCGCCGCCGATCACCGTGACGCCGCTTGGCCCTGGCTCGACCTGGCCCTGCGGCATGGCGTTGTCGATCACCACAGTTCGGCGGGCAGCACCGGGCATGCGACGGCGGAAGATCTCGTCAATCCGCGGCAGGGCCTCGGCGTATTTCTCCGTGCCGTGCCGGGCCATCAGCGTCAGGATCCTCAGCCCGCCCGCGCCGCCCTGGCCCCAGCGCAGCACGCGCCGGACCTTGCCCTTCAGGGAAGCCGACACCCTTCCAGTTGCACCGCCCGGCAGGGCCGCCTCACAAGCCCGACGGATTGCCCGGGGTCGCCCCGACGGCCTCGGTCTCCGCCACCTTGATCAGGTACTTGCCGTAGCCGCTCTTCTCCAGCTTCCGGCCCTGGGCGATCAGCTGCTCACGGTCGATGAAGCCCTGGAGATAGGCGATCTCCTCCGGGCAGGCGACGCGCAGGCCCTGGCGCCGCTCGAGCGTCTGCACGTAGCTGGCGGCCTCGAGCAGGCTGTCATGCGTGCCCATGTCGAACCAGGCGAAGCCGCGGCCCATCCGCTCGACGTTCAGCCGGCCGCGCTCGAGATAGACGCGGTTGACGTCGGTGATCTCGAGCTCGCCGCGGGCGGAGGGCCTGAGATTCGCGGCAATGTCGACCACGTCGGCATCATAGAAGTAGAGGCCGGTGACCGCCCAGTTCGAGGTCGGGTTGCGCGGCTTCTCCTCGATCGCCGCGGCCCGGCCGTCGGCTCCGAAATTGACCACGCCGTAACGCTCGGGATCGTCGACGTAATAGGCGAAGACCGAGGCGCCGGACGGCTGCCCGGCGGCCGAGGCCAGCAGCTCCGGCAGGCCATGGCCGTGATAGATGTTGTCGCCGAGGATCAGGGCCGAAGGGCCGCCGGCGACGAAGTCGGCACCGATGATATAGGCCTGGGCCAGCCCGTCGGGGCTCGGCTGCACCGCGTATTCGAAGGCCATGCCCCATTGCGAGCCGTCGCCGAGCAGCCGCTGGAACTGCGGCATGTCGTGCGGGGTAGAGATGACCAGCACCTCCCTGATCCCGGCCAGCATCAGCACGCTGAGCGGGTAGTAGATCATCGGCTTGTCGTAGACCGGCATCAGCTGCTTGGAGGTGGCGAGCGTCAGCGGATGCAGGCGGGTGCCGCTGCCACCGGCGAGGATGATGCCTTTCATTGAGCGTAACTCCTGGTTCGAAGGACAATCTGGCCGGCCGCCCCCTCACCTATAGGCATGCCGGTGATGTTTTGACCAGCCCCGGCAACTCGGCCATCGCCCCCGCATCTTCTTCAGCGAGACAACATTGCAGTCGCGGTTGGCCAGTCGGCTGCCGCCAGTCGGGGAATGAGGACGGGCAAGCTTCCGCTTCAGCCGGCCACGGTCCTGCATTCGCACGAAGCCGAGCACGACAACCGCGCGCTCGTCTGTCGCTAAAGCGAAGCGATCTGTTGCGCCCCTGCGACCGATACGGCAACTGCATTCCCGCTTCGGGAAGCGGTAGAACTCGTCCACGTATCATCCGGCCGGGAAGTCAGCGCCGGTGCGAGATAGGCATCCGGATAGAAGGCGGATTCACCGACGAACCGCGGCTGCTCCGGATTCGGCGATCGTCCGGCGAGAAGAGCCTCCCGGACCGATTTGAACGCGTCGATCCAGACCTTTGCTTCCACCTTTGGCGGCACGATCCACGTCCAGGGACGCCCCTCAAGACGCTCCGGGAAGGCGCCGATATCGGCAGCGACGATCGGAAGCCCCGAAGCTATCCCGGCGCTCAAGGTATAGCTATAGGTTTCCGGCCATGGCGCCGGGAACCATAACAGATGCGGCCGGGCCTTCGCGATCAGGTCCGGCAGGTCCTTCTCCTTATAGGCGCCGGTCTCCGTCAGCTTCGTTCCGCGCGGCGGAGGAGAGGCAATTTCGCGCCAGCCGATGATGATGAACTCATAGGCACCAGGCTCAATCGCGGCAAGACAGGCGCGCAGCGTCGCCCCACCTTTGCTCTCGGCGATCCCCCCTATAAGGGCAATCCGGAGCCGCTCTCCCTGTTGAAGAGAAGGAACGGCCAGAGGCCACTTGACATCAGTAACGGGCTCATGGGGCACCACCACGCAGCGAGTGCCGAAGCCATAGCGGGACAGCCGCGACTTTACGTCATTCGAAGGACAGATGATCCGATCGGCTTCCGCGAGAAGCCATTCGTGCGACCGACGCCAAGTCTCTATGTCCCGCGCTCCGTAGTTCGGTCGCCGTGCGATGCATGCGTTACAGACTGCAGGCCCCGGCTCCCCACAGAATTCGCCGTCGGGTTGCGGCAGCATCGTGATCTGGGGACAGATGGCGAAATAGTCATGCGCAGTGATATCGAACGGGATGTTCAACTGCCGGACGAGCCACCGCAAGTCCAGCTCGAGCCCGTGCCAATGGTGAATGTGAATTCGGCGAAGCCCGCAGGAGCGGAGCACGGCCGCGAGGTCCTCCACCCGGCCGTTCGGCAGCCATAATTCCGGATGGTTCGGAATGGCCGGCACTGACAGGGTTACACCGCCGGAACCAGGCCGCAGCGTCAGGATGTTCGCCTTCCCTTCGACCGACCGGATCAACTCCTGCACGTGCCGCTCCGTGCCGCCGCCCAGGCGGTGGCAGACGAACAATATCACCGGTTCGGCGGCCTGGCGGAACAATGCGGCTGTCGTGGCGAAGCGATACGGGCCGGCCTTGTCGAGACGGATGTGCCGCTCCACCAACGCTGGATAGAAGGGATAGCGCTCGCAAAGGAGATCCCATGCCTTGGCGCGTTTCGGCGAGTTCTTGCCGAAGCTCACCTCACCGGCATGATAGACGAAGGTGTCGCAGGCGAGCACATGACGCCAGCCCTTTGCCGTGGCCCGCAGACAGAAGTCGTTCTCCTCGCCATATCCCGTGCCGAACGTCTCCACGTCGAACAACCCGACGGCATCGAGGCAATCCCGACGAATGTACATGGCGAAGCCGACCGCCGTCGGAACGTCGACCAGCCGTCCCGCCCCCGCGGCGCGGCAGGCGTTATCGATTTCGGCGAGCGAGCGGCCGAACGGCAGCGGTCCGCCGTCGATCACCGGATAACTGCAGATCGTGGCGTTGTTGGAGAACGGCGTGACCGTACCGATCTGAGGATCGGAATAGGCGTGACCGGCCATCCGGGCGAGCCAGCCATGCGGCACTTCAGTGTCGCTGTTGAGCAGCACCACATCCCGGCGCCCGGCAGCGACCATGCCGCGGTTAACCGAGGCAACGAAGCCGAGATTCTGTTCATTGCGCAGAAGCTCGATCGCTCCCGTGGCAGCAATCTCGTCGAGCCATGTCGAGAGTTCAGGCTCCGGCGAACAATCGTCGATGATCACCACTCGGCCGGGCGGACGGTCTGGATCGGCGAGGACGGTTTCAACGCAGCGACGGGTCTCGTCGAGCCCGCGGTAGGCCGGGATCACGATGTCGACCTCGACACCAACCGGCAGCACCGGAACCCGTCCGGTCGAGGGAAGATACTCCGAGATATCCACATCTGGCTGGGTCGGCCACCCCAGAGCCGCCCCAGTCTTCAGATGAAAGGCCAGCGGATTCGCCCGTGCTTCAGGATGCTCTTTAACATAGAAGAGTGCATCGAACTGCGGATGGGGATCGCGCAGCTCGGCGGCACCGAACCGAACATAGTGAACAAATGGATCGATACCAGCCGCTGCGATGTCCTTATTGTTCTCAAGATACCATTGAGCAGCAAAGAACGGGTTCGGATCGCGCCGTTCCGCGGCGCCACTCTCCAGGTAATGCTGCCAAGGGTCTCCTCCCCAAGCAGCGACATCCTTGTATCGATCAACGTACCATGCCGGATCGAACAGCGCTCGCAGATCGGTCATCTCCTGGTGACGGCTACTGGCATTCGGCAAATGTGGAGCGCCAGCCTTGCTTTTATGGCGTTTGAAGAGGCGCTTGTCGCGGCGTCCCAACAGACCGGCGCGGCGCAACGGCGCCGTCAATCGCCAGGATCGCGATCGCTTCACCGCGTTCAGAAGCCGCTTGCTTCGCTCCGCCAGATCCATCGCCTCCCCTAGCCGATGCTCCAACCTCGCCAGCTTCGCGTCCTTGTCTTCAATCAGATCCCGGACCCGCGCCACTTCCGTCATCTGCAATTGCAGATCATCCTCAAGGGCCGACCGCGCCGTCGTCGCGACCGTCAACTCGCGAGCGGCCTGCTCCAACTCGGACTTCAGCCCCGCGAGATCAGTCTGACGCTGCTCCAAGTCAGCTTGACGCTGCTCCAAAGCCTGCTCCGCCCGCACCAGCGCTTCCTGATGCCGCCGCAACTCCTCGCCCTGACTGGCCAGTGCTGCCCCTTGTGCCTCGACCGTCCGCCGCAAATCGTGAAGGTCAACGAGACGCTGACCGATATGACCGAACACGGATCGGATCGCCCCCGCTTCCTCGTCGCTTGCCGAGAATAGCCGACGTAGCACTTCCGGCTGCTCAGACCCAATCCCGAGCACACCTAGCCCATGAGCGTGCAAAAACTCGAAATTCGGATGACCTCGACGTATCTCGTCCCAAAACCGCCAGACTCCGAAGCTGCCCTCCCGAACATTGGTATCGTGAAACAGCACTACTGCCCGATCACTCAGCTTTGGCCGCCAGCTCTCGAAATCGTGCCGCACGGCCTCATAGGTGTGAAAACCGTCGATGTGCAGCAAATCCACCGAGCTATCGGCGAAATGCTCCAGCGCTTCATCGAAAGTCGAATGGACCAGACGGGAAAATGCCCCGTATCGCGGGTCGTGATAGGTCCGTAGCTGCGCCAAAACCTCCCCATCATAGTGCCCCGCGTGGGGATCGCCCGCCCAGCTGTCGACTCCAAAACATGCCGTGGGCAGACCATGCCGCACCACCGCCTCGCAGAAGGCACAGTACGATGCTCCGTTGTGAACCCCAAGTTCCACCAACACTCGGGGCCTCAGAACGTCCACAAGCCACGAGGCAAACGGCAGGTGACCGACCCAGGCCGAGAACGGAAGGTAGTCCGGCTGCGTCACAGGCAGTGCATGGCCAAGGATCTGGGGTGTCACAGGTTGAAGCGAGCTCATAGGGTCTCTAAGAAGTTTCCTGCTGTCGGACGAAGGCCATGCTTGGTTCAGGCCGTCATCTGTATCACGCCAAAGTTGTGGGACGTCCAGCTTCTCCCACAACATGACGGCACCGCTATAATCCCTGAACGCCAGCAGCGTTCCCGTCTACGCCCGGTGCCACCAGCCTCTGCGCCCCAGCAGCGGTACCTTCTCGAGCCATCGGAGACGGCGCAAGCGGTGGAGGCCAGCGACCTTTACAGCATTCCGCCGCCCGTCCTTTGACCATCTGACGGAGATCAGCAGATCGATTTTGGATATATGGCCTGATCTGAGAGCTTCGACATAGGCGTTACGTCGGTGCGGCTCGACTTCTCGTCGCAGAAGCCCTTGATGGACCGCTCGGACAAAGGCCTCATCTTCGAGCCGTAGGAACTCCTCCAGCGCATATTTCCGTTTCGCCGGGAACACCTCCATCGTCGAGGCGTGTCCGAGCGGTCGCCGGCGAGCGGCTTCCGCCTGGATCCGACGCATGATCTCATCGACCTGGAGTGGCCGATCCGGCTCCATCATCCTCTCAACCCTGCGACGAGGCGAATGTGCCCGGCTAACCGCTCGGCAAGCCTCGCCCAATCATAGAGGTCCTGCACCAGCCGCCGGGACGCCGCGACGCGTTCCGCCAGTTCGAGGCCGCCGATCTCCGCCCGCAGCCGCTGCAGGGCGGCCGGGAAGTCGTCAATCTCGCTCAGTTGCAGATGGACGCCGTCCGCGACGGCTAGGCCGCGGGCCCCGTGCCGGGTCGAGATAACCGGCACTCCGGCGGCGAAATAGTCCAGCATTTTCAGATTGGTTCCGGACCCACTCGCCATCGGGTTCAGGGCACCGTCGACCAGACCCAATGTCGTGACCTTGACCACGTCGTCGACCTCGCCCATCAAACCGACATTCGACGGAACCGATCGTCCTTCGAGATGTCCGCAGACGCTCCCGAGGATCAAGAAACGCATATCGGGGCAACTCGGCGCGAACCGAAGGACAACATCGAGCGCGTCGCAGTTCGGCTTGTGCCGGCTGCCCATGAACAGGACCGTGAATGTCTTCTCCAATCCGAGTCGAGCTTTGGCTGCCAGCCGCGCCTCCTGGTCGACATATTCGGCGGCCTCAAGGTCGACTCCGTTCGGAACTTCAATGATCCGCTGCTGCGGCACACCAAAATCCTGATGGAATGTCCTGCCATCATCTGCCGCGCACACAATCAGGCGCTCGCTCGCGTCACAACAGGCGCGCTCAACCCGCTCCGTTTCCGTCAGCAGCGCACGTGCCTGCGACGTGTCGGGCAGCATCATGCGCTTGAGCGTCGTCTCGACATTGTGCGCCTCGTACCAGATCGGTCCGCCGGTCAATTCGCGCAGGAGAGGAAACAGATATGGATGCGATGCGATCACAAGCCCGGCATCCGCCACCGAAGTTTCCAAAGCCCGTCGATAGTCCGGGGTGAGATGAACCAGCCTGGGCATGGCTACATCGGAGAGAGGAACGCCAGGGACGGCACGCGTCAACTCCAATTCCGCCTTGCGATGGGCACGTGACTTCGGGACCCGAATTTCTCGAAGTCCTGGGGCTACCTCACGGTCCGAGGGCAGGTCGTTGGCATTGGTGATGCAAACGACCTCGATCGGGTGGGTCTTTGCCAGATGCCGATAGAGATGGAAAATGCGGCTCTGTCCTCCCCCCCGTGGCGGCCAGATAGGGAAGGTAACAGCGACGCTGATCTTGCGGCGCGACACCTCTTTATCCCCTGGAAGGGAAAACTGCCGCGAGCCCATCTAAAGGGTTCTCCGCGCTCATGTCATCCCAGACAGCAGAGTAGACGTCGCGCGCAGTTTCGGCCCATCTGCGCCGGGCCGTGTCACGAATTCGCCCCTCACGCGTCCGGACATAATCCGGTTGTCGGATGGCCTTCGTCATCGCCTGACACAGATCGTCTGGATCATGCGGATCGACGTAATCCACGAGGTCACCTCCCACCTGCGGCATGGAGGATGTCTTCGAGGCAATGCAATGCTTGCCGAACCAAAGGCTTTCACCGATCGGCAGGCCCCAACCTTCGTAGAGGCTTGGAAAAACCGTGAACAGGCAATGTCGGTAAAGAAAGGCCAATTCGGCGTCCGTCGGCGTCTCCGCCACGGCGACGGTGCCGCCGAGGTTGTTCGTCTTCGACAGGAGGTCGAACAGATCCTCCGTCCGCCAGCCGCGCTGGCCTGCCAGCACCAGACGGGGCATCCGATCGCCCAGTTCCGGTCGCAGCCGATCCCACGCCTGGACCAGGGCGTAGGCGTTCTTGCGCACCTCGATCGTGCCGACGCACAGCACGAACGGCGTCTCGGCAATCGCGCGCACAACAGGCCCGATCGCAGCGTCGTCCGCCGCATCGCCGGCGAACTCATGGGCCAGCGGGGTGACCCTGGTCGGGATAGCTGCTCCAGCAGCCGGCAGAAACTCGCGGAGATCCGCCTCCGTCTGGTCAGAAACGCAGAGGAAGACGGACACGTAGTCCGGTACGCGATCGAGGAAACGGCGGAACTCGGCCTCGTGCCCCGGCTTCGCCAGCTCCGGCAGCTTCACCGGAATGACGTCGTGGATCAGCTGGAACACCGGATTGCCCGCCGTCTTGCGCGCGGTGAGGAAGGCGATGTAGGGGTCGTTGCGCAGCGTCGGCACCGGCAGGAAGATGCGGTCGGACGGCGTCAGGGTGGGCCGGGACAGGCGCCGGCCGAAACCAGACGCAGCCCCCAGCCGCCAACGCAGCCGGCCGAGCTTCGCTGCCAGCCGGCGCAGCGGCGCCCGGTCTGCTTCCCCCGCGTCGTAGGGAATTGCCATGTCGCGGACGAATTCGGCGTGGTTGGCCTCGAAGCTGTAGTCCGGGCCGAGGAAGGACAGGTCGATCTCGACCGCCTGCCGCAGCTTCGGATGCCAGGCGATGCCGCGGATCGCGTCCGCCCCATGCGTCGCCACCAGATGGCCCACCACCCGCAGCACCACGCGCTGCACGCCGGTCACGGTGGTGTGGCCGCGCGCATGCGCCAGGACCGGCGTCATGTCGCAGAACAGGCGCGGCGACGGCTTACCCGCCGCGGGGGCCCGAGCCCCCATCCTACCCCGCCACCGCCACGGCCGGTGTCGCCTCGACCTCGGTCTGGTCGTCATCCGCCGTCTGCATCGTCCACAGCCGGGCGTAGAGGCCGCCGCGCTGCAGCAGCTCGGCGTGGCTGCCGGTCTCGACGACCTGGCCCTGGTCCATGACGTAGATCAGGTCGGCACCGCGCACGGTCGAGAGACGGTGCGCGATCATCAGCGTGGTGCGGCCGACCATGAGGCGGGTCAGTGCGTCCTGCACCTGGCGCTCGCTCTCCGTGTCCAGCGCCGAGGTCGCCTCGTCGAGCAGCAGGATCGGCGCGTTCTTCAGCATGGCGCGGGCGATCGACAGGCGCTGACGCTGGCCGCCGGACAGGCGCACGCCGTGCTCGCCGATCTGGGTATCGTAACCCTGCGGCAGGGCGAGGATGAAGTCGTGCGCCGCCGCGGCCCGGGCCGCCGCTTCGATCTCCTCCTGGCTCGCCCCCGGACGGGCATAGGCGATGTTGTCGCGCACCGTCGCGTCGAACAGCGTCGTCTCCTGGCTGACCAGGCCGATCTGCTCACGCAAGGAGTGCTGCGTGACCTGGCGGATGTCGTGACCGTCGATCCGGACCGTGCCGGAGGACGGGTCGTAGAATCGCGGAATCAGGTTGAGCAGCGTCGACTTGCCGGCGCCGGAGGGAC comes from Inquilinus sp. Marseille-Q2685 and encodes:
- the rfbA gene encoding glucose-1-phosphate thymidylyltransferase RfbA, with product MKGIILAGGSGTRLHPLTLATSKQLMPVYDKPMIYYPLSVLMLAGIREVLVISTPHDMPQFQRLLGDGSQWGMAFEYAVQPSPDGLAQAYIIGADFVAGGPSALILGDNIYHGHGLPELLASAAGQPSGASVFAYYVDDPERYGVVNFGADGRAAAIEEKPRNPTSNWAVTGLYFYDADVVDIAANLRPSARGELEITDVNRVYLERGRLNVERMGRGFAWFDMGTHDSLLEAASYVQTLERRQGLRVACPEEIAYLQGFIDREQLIAQGRKLEKSGYGKYLIKVAETEAVGATPGNPSGL
- a CDS encoding class I SAM-dependent methyltransferase; the protein is MSSLQPVTPQILGHALPVTQPDYLPFSAWVGHLPFASWLVDVLRPRVLVELGVHNGASYCAFCEAVVRHGLPTACFGVDSWAGDPHAGHYDGEVLAQLRTYHDPRYGAFSRLVHSTFDEALEHFADSSVDLLHIDGFHTYEAVRHDFESWRPKLSDRAVVLFHDTNVREGSFGVWRFWDEIRRGHPNFEFLHAHGLGVLGIGSEQPEVLRRLFSASDEEAGAIRSVFGHIGQRLVDLHDLRRTVEAQGAALASQGEELRRHQEALVRAEQALEQRQADLEQRQTDLAGLKSELEQAARELTVATTARSALEDDLQLQMTEVARVRDLIEDKDAKLARLEHRLGEAMDLAERSKRLLNAVKRSRSWRLTAPLRRAGLLGRRDKRLFKRHKSKAGAPHLPNASSRHQEMTDLRALFDPAWYVDRYKDVAAWGGDPWQHYLESGAAERRDPNPFFAAQWYLENNKDIAAAGIDPFVHYVRFGAAELRDPHPQFDALFYVKEHPEARANPLAFHLKTGAALGWPTQPDVDISEYLPSTGRVPVLPVGVEVDIVIPAYRGLDETRRCVETVLADPDRPPGRVVIIDDCSPEPELSTWLDEIAATGAIELLRNEQNLGFVASVNRGMVAAGRRDVVLLNSDTEVPHGWLARMAGHAYSDPQIGTVTPFSNNATICSYPVIDGGPLPFGRSLAEIDNACRAAGAGRLVDVPTAVGFAMYIRRDCLDAVGLFDVETFGTGYGEENDFCLRATAKGWRHVLACDTFVYHAGEVSFGKNSPKRAKAWDLLCERYPFYPALVERHIRLDKAGPYRFATTAALFRQAAEPVILFVCHRLGGGTERHVQELIRSVEGKANILTLRPGSGGVTLSVPAIPNHPELWLPNGRVEDLAAVLRSCGLRRIHIHHWHGLELDLRWLVRQLNIPFDITAHDYFAICPQITMLPQPDGEFCGEPGPAVCNACIARRPNYGARDIETWRRSHEWLLAEADRIICPSNDVKSRLSRYGFGTRCVVVPHEPVTDVKWPLAVPSLQQGERLRIALIGGIAESKGGATLRACLAAIEPGAYEFIIIGWREIASPPPRGTKLTETGAYKEKDLPDLIAKARPHLLWFPAPWPETYSYTLSAGIASGLPIVAADIGAFPERLEGRPWTWIVPPKVEAKVWIDAFKSVREALLAGRSPNPEQPRFVGESAFYPDAYLAPALTSRPDDTWTSSTASRSGNAVAVSVAGAQQIASL
- a CDS encoding metalloregulator ArsR/SmtB family transcription factor; its protein translation is MIDAQTLIYAELAELARTLGHAHRLMLLEQIGQGERPVERLAELSGLSIANASQHLQHLRRAGLVESRRDGKRVLYRLGGGPIVPLLAALRRQAEHRRAEIRDVLADSIGRPERLEGISREELVERLREGGVTLLDVRPEEEFALGHLPGALNIPVESLERRLAELPSGQEIVAYCRGPYCVLSVEAVAALRARGFAARRLRDGFLDWKAAGMAVEAAG
- a CDS encoding glycosyltransferase family 4 protein codes for the protein MGSRQFSLPGDKEVSRRKISVAVTFPIWPPRGGGQSRIFHLYRHLAKTHPIEVVCITNANDLPSDREVAPGLREIRVPKSRAHRKAELELTRAVPGVPLSDVAMPRLVHLTPDYRRALETSVADAGLVIASHPYLFPLLRELTGGPIWYEAHNVETTLKRMMLPDTSQARALLTETERVERACCDASERLIVCAADDGRTFHQDFGVPQQRIIEVPNGVDLEAAEYVDQEARLAAKARLGLEKTFTVLFMGSRHKPNCDALDVVLRFAPSCPDMRFLILGSVCGHLEGRSVPSNVGLMGEVDDVVKVTTLGLVDGALNPMASGSGTNLKMLDYFAAGVPVISTRHGARGLAVADGVHLQLSEIDDFPAALQRLRAEIGGLELAERVAASRRLVQDLYDWARLAERLAGHIRLVAGLRG
- a CDS encoding DUF2938 domain-containing protein, with the protein product MGEGLEFGLRAVAIGAGATAVVDLWTVLLARLTGVPGLDWAMVGRWVGHFPRGRFRHDGIGRAAPVAGERALGWAVHYGTGIVFAALLLALCGLGWARNPTPTPALAFGLATVAAPFLLMQPALGAGIAASRTPNPAAARLRSLMTHAVFGIGLHLAALVTAAPTEA
- a CDS encoding glycosyltransferase family 1 protein, which gives rise to MTPVLAHARGHTTVTGVQRVVLRVVGHLVATHGADAIRGIAWHPKLRQAVEIDLSFLGPDYSFEANHAEFVRDMAIPYDAGEADRAPLRRLAAKLGRLRWRLGAASGFGRRLSRPTLTPSDRIFLPVPTLRNDPYIAFLTARKTAGNPVFQLIHDVIPVKLPELAKPGHEAEFRRFLDRVPDYVSVFLCVSDQTEADLREFLPAAGAAIPTRVTPLAHEFAGDAADDAAIGPVVRAIAETPFVLCVGTIEVRKNAYALVQAWDRLRPELGDRMPRLVLAGQRGWRTEDLFDLLSKTNNLGGTVAVAETPTDAELAFLYRHCLFTVFPSLYEGWGLPIGESLWFGKHCIASKTSSMPQVGGDLVDYVDPHDPDDLCQAMTKAIRQPDYVRTREGRIRDTARRRWAETARDVYSAVWDDMSAENPLDGLAAVFPSRG
- a CDS encoding nuclear transport factor 2 family protein, whose translation is MSENLSRASLPKELEGMLEHVYREWDRAWSEDDLGAMIALYAPDAVLESPLVAHLLGRPDGVLRGRDQIKALLDKAAPRKPDRRSFHRRGYFTDGRTLVWEYPRATPDGEQMDFFEVMEIEDGLIRQHRVYWGWRGVEIIKADAYHKGGDA